A genomic window from Lotus japonicus ecotype B-129 chromosome 1, LjGifu_v1.2 includes:
- the LOC130725423 gene encoding endoribonuclease Dicer homolog 3a isoform X1, which translates to MDDSSQHTKNPLKRTFDQLYTKPQDDDSPTFINIDPRRYQNEVFQVARKRNTIAVLDTGTGKTLIAIMLIKDIAQAIKSSGKKKLIIVLAPIVHLVHQLYNDLKHHTGFQVEEYYGRGVDEWNLKTWEKEVSENDVLVMTPQILLNALTKAFLKVEMISLMVIDECHNATGNHPYARIMKEFYHRANEKPMIFGMTASPVVKKGNSSTLDCEGQISELESILDSQRYTVEDRTEMDVCNPSAKESCRFYDQARFPALSLKPKIEALWLKSDALLSEFQSNYKDVDSKFKTLHQRMSNDLAKVLYCLEDLGLLCAYEAVKICHAKFSKIEGECEVYRKGYRQCITILEDVIQIIEESLNLADKMILDVESDYSNAVDKGYISPKLHELIKIFHTFGESNEVLCLIFVERIIAAKVIQRFVKNVPQISHLTVSYLTGNHTSVDALAPTRQKEILDSFRSGKVNLLFTTDVLEEGINVPNCSCVIRFDLPKTVRSYVQSRGRSRQANSQFILMLERGNLKQRNQHFEIIRTERFMTDAAINKVHESNLRAFTVGNTNAYVVDSTGASVSLHSSLSLINQYCEKLPRDKYSCVKPTFESLPMEGCYKCKLILPPNAAFQTIVGPSGKTARLAKNLVCLEACKKLHQMGALNDHLVPFTEEPSEAHHIVKNKESSSGAGAGTTKRKELHGTASIRALCGAWGNKPEGANFNAYKFEFTCNIVSEIYSGFVLLIESKLDDDVGNMELDLYLVSKIVKASVSSCGKVDLDAEQMMKAKCFHEFFFNGLFGRLVSRSTSTPGERVFLLQEDTRSLWSPTNLYFLLPLEKLSDVCKGSLKIHWSGISSCVSAVEFLRQKFSSVAGDCDNGSKVSSPCDTNSSNAESTNKIHFANCVLDLNDLREIVVLAIHTGKVYCIIEAVMDLSAESPFDGNNDKSAEPITFSNYFLKRYGITLRHPGQPLLRLKQSHNSHNLLFNFHEKDVGGKSSQTGPGASKVPVHVHVPPELLYIIDVKRDVLKSMYLLPSLMHRIETLLLSSQLREEINDQASNLNISSSLILQALTTSRCCENFSMERLELLGDSVLKYVVSCHLFLKYPENHEGKLTARRQQVICNATLHKLGTNRKLQGYILDSAFEPRRWVAPGQHSIYPVPCDCGLETLEVPIDAKFRSEDPKVVVGKSCDRGHRWMCSKTIADCVESLIGAYFAGGGLIASLHFMKWLGIDAELEPSLVEKAITVASLHTYVPKSNEITSLENKLGYEFSTKGVLLEAITHLSEAELGNGCCYERLEFLGDSVLDVLITWHLYQSHTDIREGELTELRSASVNNENFAQVAVRKNLHMHLLHSSGLLLNQISEYAKVVSESENNTLLLLGIKAPKALGDLVESIAGAILIDTKLSLDEVWKFFNPLLSPIVTPDNLELIPSRKLSRLCDSLGYFMKIKEKYDNKESTEHVELSVQLPNALLVQKGKGPNKRIAKEQAAFHLLNDLEKWGLSYYSGMSKGKMDNHIHIHDSSYVKNDFSISDEHSLKPAHKRIKLDETNLTAIPSTGCLPVNGSSSEASDVIASTPVISLTSMKKGEPRSKLNELCKKMQWPLPSFDPTEYKDRSQFGSCEALEGSKGQNCFVSTITMIMPNEGTIECRGEARSDKKSSYDSAAVKMLHELQRLGKLEIDNNPQQSCPV; encoded by the exons ATGGATGATTCTTCACAACACACCAAGAATCCTCTCAAGCGAACCTTTGATCAATTATACACAAAGCCACAAGATGACGATTCTCCCACATTCATCAACATTGATCCCAGAAG GTATCAGAATGAGGTATTTCAAGTTGCAAGGAAGAGGAACACCATAGCAGTGTTGGATACAGGCACTGGGAAAACCTTGATAGCAATAATGCTTATAAAAGACATTGCTCAAGCTATCAAGTCTAGTGGCAAGAAGAAGTTGATTATAGTCTTGGCTCCAATCGTTCATCTTGTACATCAG CTATACAATGATTTGAAGCATCATACCGGTTTTCAAGTTGAGGAGTACTATGGGAGAGGAGTTGATGAATGGAATTTAAAGACCTGGGAGAAGGAGGTTTCTGAAAATGAT GTGCTGGTTATGACACCCCAGATTCTCTTGAATGCCTTAACTAAAGCATTTCTGAAAGTAGAAATGATAAGCTTGATGGTTATCGACGAATGTCATAATGCAACTGGCAACCATCCCTATGCAAGAATAATGAAG GAATTTTATCACCGAGCTAATGAGAAGCCAATGATTTTTGGGATGACAGCATCGCCAGTAGTTAAAAAAG GTAATTCCTCTACTTTGGATTGTGAGGGTCAGATATCAGAACTTGAAAGCATCTTGGATTCTCAG AGATATACTGTTGAAGATCGGACAGAGATGGATGTATGTAACCCTtctgcaaaagagagttgtagatTTTACGACCAAGCACGATTTCCTGCTTTAAGTTTGAAGCCAAAAATTGAAGCCTTGTGGTTGAAG TCTGATGCACTATTGTCAGAATTTCAAAGTAACTATAAGGATGTGGACAGCAAATTTAAGACACTGCATCAGCGGATGTCAAATGACCTTGCAAAAGTTTTATATTGCCTCGAAGATCTTGGACTCTTGTGTGCTTATGAG GCTGTTAAAATCTGTCATGCGAAGTTCTCCAAAATTGAAGGAGAGTGTGAAGTTTACCGAAAAGGTTATCGTCAGTGTATAACTATCTTAGAAGACGTAATCCAAATAATTGAAGAATCCCTCAATCTTG CCGATAAAATGATTTTGGATGTCGAATCTGATTACTCAAATGCAGTAGACAAGGGATACATCTCACCAAAATTACATGAACTTATTAAAATCTTCCACACGTTTGG AGAATCCAATGAGGTGTTGTGCCTCATTTTTGTCGAAAGAATCATTGCAGCAAAGGTGATTCAAAGATTTGTGAAGAATGTTCCCCAAATATCTCATTTAACAGTTTCCTATTTGACTGGAAACCATACATCTGTTGACGCACTGGCTCCTACGAGGCAGAAGGAGATATTGGATTCTTTCCGATCTGGAAAG GTCAATCTTCTATTTACTACTGATGTACTTGAGGAAGGAATTAATGTGCCAAACTGCTCATGTGTGATACGTTTTGACCTCCCCAAGACAGTCCGCAGTTATGTCCAATCTCGAGGAAGATCTAGGCAGGCTAACTCCCAATTTATTTTGATGTTGGAGAg GGGAAACTTGAAGCAAAGAAATCAACACTTTGAGATAATCAGGACTGAGCGCTTCATGACTGATGCAGCTATTAACAAAGTCCACGAGTCTAATTTAAGGGCGTTTACAGTAGGGAACACAAATGCATATGTCGTGGATTCCACTGGAGCATCAGTCAGTCTACATTCTAGTTTAAGTCTTATTAATCAATATTGCGAAAAGCTCCCACGAGATAA GTACTCTTGTGTGAAGCCGACTTTTGAGTCTCTGCCTATGGAGGGGTGTTACAAGTGTAAATTAATATTGCCACCTAATGCAGCTTTCCAAACAATAGTTGGTCCTTCAGGAAAAACTGCTCGTTTGGCAAAGAATCTTGTATGTTTAGAAGCTTGTAAGAAGCTGCATCAAATGGGGGCCTTAAATGATCATCTTGTCCCCTTCACTGAAGAACCTTCAGAGGCACACCATATTGTGAAAAACAAAGAATCTAGTTCAGGTGCAGGTGCAG GAACCACAAAAAGAAAGGAGTTACATGGCACAGCCAGCATTCGTGCATTATGTGGTGCATGGGGAAACAAACCTGAAGGAGCCAACTTTAATGCATATAAATTTGAGTTCACTTGTAATATTGTTAGTGAAATTTATTCTGGATTTGTTCTTCTGATCGAGTCAAAGCTTGATGATGACGTTGGGAATATGGAATTGGATCTTTACTTAGTGTCGAAGATTGTGAAGGCTTCTGTCTCTTCATGTGGTAAAGTTGATTTGGATGCTGAACAG ATGATGAAAGCAAAATGCTTCCATGAGTTTTTCTTCAATGGTTTGTTCGGGAGATTGGTTTCTAGGTCCACGTCAACCCCAGGGGAAAGGGTGTTTTTACTTCAGGAAGACACACGGTCATTGTGGAGCCCAACAAACTTGTATTTTCTTCTACCACTTGAGAAATTGAGTGATGTATGTAAGGGATCTTTGAAAATACATTGGTCTGGAATTAGTTCATGTGTTTCTGCTGTTGAATTCTTAAGGCAGAAATTTTCGTCGGTTGCCGGAGATTGTGATAATGGCAGCAAAGTCTCATCACCTTGTGATACAAATTCATCAAATGCAGAAAGCACAAACAAGATTCACTTTGCTAATTGTGTGCTTGATCTTAATGATCTGAGAGAAATTGTAGTTTTGGCCATTCACACTGGGAAAGTATATTGCATCATTGAAGCAGTTATGGACTTATCTGCTGAAAGTCCTTTTGATGGAAACAATGATAAGTCTGCGGAACCCATAACTTTCTCGAATTATTTCCTCAAAAG GTATGGGATTACACTGAGACATCCAGGACAACCTTTGCTACGGTTGAAGCAAAGTCATAACTCTCAcaatcttctttttaacttcCATGAGAAAG ATGTTGGGGGCAAGTCATCACAAACTGGTCCGGGAGCCTCAAAAGTGCCTGTGCATGTTCACGTGCCACCTGAGCTTCTGTACATTATTGATGTTAAAAGAGATGTCTTGAAGTCAATGTACTTGCTACCATCTTTGATGCACCGTATTGAAACTTTATTGTTATCCAGTCAGCTCAGGGAAGAGATAAATGATCAAGCTAGTAATTTGAACATATCTAGCTCTTTG ATTCTACAAGCACTCACAACTTCAAGATGTTGTGAAAATTTTTCAATGGAACGGCTTGAATTGCTAGGAGATTCTGTTTTGAAATATGTGGTGAGCTGCCACCTCTTTCTAAAGTATCCTGAGAATCATGAAGGAAAATTAACTGCCAGACGACAACAGGTTATTTGTAATGCAACCTTACATAAACTGGGAACAAATCGCAAATTACAG GGATATATCTTGGACTCTGCATTTGAACCTCGCCGGTGGGTTGCTCCTGGGCAGCACTCTATATATCCTGTTCCTTGTGATTGTGGGTTGGAAACCCTAGAAGTGCCTATAGATGCAAAATTCCGTTCAGAAGATCCAAAAGTTGTGGTTGGTAAGTCCTGTGATAGGGGTCACCGCTGGATGTGCTCGAAGACTATTGCGGACTGTGTTGAATCTTTGATAGGAGCATACTTCGCAGGTGGTGGACTGATTGCTTCCCTTCATTTCATGAAATGGCTTGGGATTGATGCAGAACTTGAACCatccttggttgagaaagccatcACGGTTGCATCACTGCATACATATGTGCCAAAATCAAATGAGATAACGAGCCTTGAAAACAAACTTGGATATGAATTTTCTACCAAGGGAGTCCTACTGGAGGCAATTACACATTTGTCTGAGGCAGAACTTGGGAATGGCTGCTGTTATGAG AGGCTTGAATTTCTGGGTGACTCAGTATTGGATGTGCTTATCACATGGCATCTTTATCAGAGTCACACAGATATTCGTGAAGGAGAATTGACTGAATTGCGCTCTGCTTCTGTCAATAATGAAAATTTTGCTCAAGTTGCTGTTAGAAAAAACCTTCACATGCACCTTTTGCATAGCTCAGGATTATTACTAAACCAGATATCTGAATATGCGAAGGTCGTGTCTGAATCAGAGAACAACACCTTATTACTTCTTGGCATTAAAGCTCCCAAG GCACTTGGAGATCTGGTGGAAAGTATTGCTGGGGCTATACTAATTGATACCAAGCTCAGTCTCGACGAAGTGTGGAAATTTTTCAATCCTCTCTTATCTCCAATAGTTACTCCTGATAACCTTGAACTGATTCCATCACGTAAACTAAGTCGATTATGTGACTCTCTTGgatactttatgaaaataaaagaaaaatatgataaTAAGGAATCCACGGAACATGTTGAGCTCAGTGTCCAGCTTCCAAATGCCCTTTTAGTTCAAAAGGGAAAAGGACCAAATAAAAGAATAGCAAAAGAACAAGCTGCTTTTCATTTGCTGAATGATCTTGAG AAGTGGGGACTTTCATATTACAGTGGCATGTCCAAGGGAAAAATGGATAATCATATCCATATCCATGATTCATCTTACGTCAAAAATGATTTTAGTATTTCTGACGAACACTCCTTAAAGCCAGCACATAAAAGAATCAAATTGGATGAAACTAACTTAACTGCAATTCCATCTACTGGTTGTTTGCCTGTCAATGGCTCTTCCAGTGAAGCCTCTGATGTTATTGCTTCGACTCCAG TTATTTCATTAACTAGTATGAAGAAGGGAGAACCCCGGAGCAAACTCAATGAACTGTGCAAGAAAATGCAGTGGCCATTGCCTTCTTTTGATCCAACAGAGTATAAAGATAG AAGCCAATTTGGATCCTGTGAAGCGCTTGAAGGAAGTAAAGGACAAAACTGTTTTGTGTCGACAATCACCATGATCATGCCTAATGAGGGTACAATAGAATGCAGAGGAGAAGCTAGGAGTGATAAAAAGAGCTCATATGACTCTGCTGCAGTTAAAATGCTTCATGAGCTACAACGACTGGGAAAACTTGAGATTGATAATAATCCCCAACAATCTTGTCCTGTATAA
- the LOC130725423 gene encoding endoribonuclease Dicer homolog 3a isoform X2, giving the protein MTPQILLNALTKAFLKVEMISLMVIDECHNATGNHPYARIMKEFYHRANEKPMIFGMTASPVVKKGNSSTLDCEGQISELESILDSQRYTVEDRTEMDVCNPSAKESCRFYDQARFPALSLKPKIEALWLKSDALLSEFQSNYKDVDSKFKTLHQRMSNDLAKVLYCLEDLGLLCAYEAVKICHAKFSKIEGECEVYRKGYRQCITILEDVIQIIEESLNLADKMILDVESDYSNAVDKGYISPKLHELIKIFHTFGESNEVLCLIFVERIIAAKVIQRFVKNVPQISHLTVSYLTGNHTSVDALAPTRQKEILDSFRSGKVNLLFTTDVLEEGINVPNCSCVIRFDLPKTVRSYVQSRGRSRQANSQFILMLERGNLKQRNQHFEIIRTERFMTDAAINKVHESNLRAFTVGNTNAYVVDSTGASVSLHSSLSLINQYCEKLPRDKYSCVKPTFESLPMEGCYKCKLILPPNAAFQTIVGPSGKTARLAKNLVCLEACKKLHQMGALNDHLVPFTEEPSEAHHIVKNKESSSGAGAGTTKRKELHGTASIRALCGAWGNKPEGANFNAYKFEFTCNIVSEIYSGFVLLIESKLDDDVGNMELDLYLVSKIVKASVSSCGKVDLDAEQMMKAKCFHEFFFNGLFGRLVSRSTSTPGERVFLLQEDTRSLWSPTNLYFLLPLEKLSDVCKGSLKIHWSGISSCVSAVEFLRQKFSSVAGDCDNGSKVSSPCDTNSSNAESTNKIHFANCVLDLNDLREIVVLAIHTGKVYCIIEAVMDLSAESPFDGNNDKSAEPITFSNYFLKRYGITLRHPGQPLLRLKQSHNSHNLLFNFHEKDVGGKSSQTGPGASKVPVHVHVPPELLYIIDVKRDVLKSMYLLPSLMHRIETLLLSSQLREEINDQASNLNISSSLILQALTTSRCCENFSMERLELLGDSVLKYVVSCHLFLKYPENHEGKLTARRQQVICNATLHKLGTNRKLQGYILDSAFEPRRWVAPGQHSIYPVPCDCGLETLEVPIDAKFRSEDPKVVVGKSCDRGHRWMCSKTIADCVESLIGAYFAGGGLIASLHFMKWLGIDAELEPSLVEKAITVASLHTYVPKSNEITSLENKLGYEFSTKGVLLEAITHLSEAELGNGCCYERLEFLGDSVLDVLITWHLYQSHTDIREGELTELRSASVNNENFAQVAVRKNLHMHLLHSSGLLLNQISEYAKVVSESENNTLLLLGIKAPKALGDLVESIAGAILIDTKLSLDEVWKFFNPLLSPIVTPDNLELIPSRKLSRLCDSLGYFMKIKEKYDNKESTEHVELSVQLPNALLVQKGKGPNKRIAKEQAAFHLLNDLEKWGLSYYSGMSKGKMDNHIHIHDSSYVKNDFSISDEHSLKPAHKRIKLDETNLTAIPSTGCLPVNGSSSEASDVIASTPVISLTSMKKGEPRSKLNELCKKMQWPLPSFDPTEYKDRSQFGSCEALEGSKGQNCFVSTITMIMPNEGTIECRGEARSDKKSSYDSAAVKMLHELQRLGKLEIDNNPQQSCPV; this is encoded by the exons ATGACACCCCAGATTCTCTTGAATGCCTTAACTAAAGCATTTCTGAAAGTAGAAATGATAAGCTTGATGGTTATCGACGAATGTCATAATGCAACTGGCAACCATCCCTATGCAAGAATAATGAAG GAATTTTATCACCGAGCTAATGAGAAGCCAATGATTTTTGGGATGACAGCATCGCCAGTAGTTAAAAAAG GTAATTCCTCTACTTTGGATTGTGAGGGTCAGATATCAGAACTTGAAAGCATCTTGGATTCTCAG AGATATACTGTTGAAGATCGGACAGAGATGGATGTATGTAACCCTtctgcaaaagagagttgtagatTTTACGACCAAGCACGATTTCCTGCTTTAAGTTTGAAGCCAAAAATTGAAGCCTTGTGGTTGAAG TCTGATGCACTATTGTCAGAATTTCAAAGTAACTATAAGGATGTGGACAGCAAATTTAAGACACTGCATCAGCGGATGTCAAATGACCTTGCAAAAGTTTTATATTGCCTCGAAGATCTTGGACTCTTGTGTGCTTATGAG GCTGTTAAAATCTGTCATGCGAAGTTCTCCAAAATTGAAGGAGAGTGTGAAGTTTACCGAAAAGGTTATCGTCAGTGTATAACTATCTTAGAAGACGTAATCCAAATAATTGAAGAATCCCTCAATCTTG CCGATAAAATGATTTTGGATGTCGAATCTGATTACTCAAATGCAGTAGACAAGGGATACATCTCACCAAAATTACATGAACTTATTAAAATCTTCCACACGTTTGG AGAATCCAATGAGGTGTTGTGCCTCATTTTTGTCGAAAGAATCATTGCAGCAAAGGTGATTCAAAGATTTGTGAAGAATGTTCCCCAAATATCTCATTTAACAGTTTCCTATTTGACTGGAAACCATACATCTGTTGACGCACTGGCTCCTACGAGGCAGAAGGAGATATTGGATTCTTTCCGATCTGGAAAG GTCAATCTTCTATTTACTACTGATGTACTTGAGGAAGGAATTAATGTGCCAAACTGCTCATGTGTGATACGTTTTGACCTCCCCAAGACAGTCCGCAGTTATGTCCAATCTCGAGGAAGATCTAGGCAGGCTAACTCCCAATTTATTTTGATGTTGGAGAg GGGAAACTTGAAGCAAAGAAATCAACACTTTGAGATAATCAGGACTGAGCGCTTCATGACTGATGCAGCTATTAACAAAGTCCACGAGTCTAATTTAAGGGCGTTTACAGTAGGGAACACAAATGCATATGTCGTGGATTCCACTGGAGCATCAGTCAGTCTACATTCTAGTTTAAGTCTTATTAATCAATATTGCGAAAAGCTCCCACGAGATAA GTACTCTTGTGTGAAGCCGACTTTTGAGTCTCTGCCTATGGAGGGGTGTTACAAGTGTAAATTAATATTGCCACCTAATGCAGCTTTCCAAACAATAGTTGGTCCTTCAGGAAAAACTGCTCGTTTGGCAAAGAATCTTGTATGTTTAGAAGCTTGTAAGAAGCTGCATCAAATGGGGGCCTTAAATGATCATCTTGTCCCCTTCACTGAAGAACCTTCAGAGGCACACCATATTGTGAAAAACAAAGAATCTAGTTCAGGTGCAGGTGCAG GAACCACAAAAAGAAAGGAGTTACATGGCACAGCCAGCATTCGTGCATTATGTGGTGCATGGGGAAACAAACCTGAAGGAGCCAACTTTAATGCATATAAATTTGAGTTCACTTGTAATATTGTTAGTGAAATTTATTCTGGATTTGTTCTTCTGATCGAGTCAAAGCTTGATGATGACGTTGGGAATATGGAATTGGATCTTTACTTAGTGTCGAAGATTGTGAAGGCTTCTGTCTCTTCATGTGGTAAAGTTGATTTGGATGCTGAACAG ATGATGAAAGCAAAATGCTTCCATGAGTTTTTCTTCAATGGTTTGTTCGGGAGATTGGTTTCTAGGTCCACGTCAACCCCAGGGGAAAGGGTGTTTTTACTTCAGGAAGACACACGGTCATTGTGGAGCCCAACAAACTTGTATTTTCTTCTACCACTTGAGAAATTGAGTGATGTATGTAAGGGATCTTTGAAAATACATTGGTCTGGAATTAGTTCATGTGTTTCTGCTGTTGAATTCTTAAGGCAGAAATTTTCGTCGGTTGCCGGAGATTGTGATAATGGCAGCAAAGTCTCATCACCTTGTGATACAAATTCATCAAATGCAGAAAGCACAAACAAGATTCACTTTGCTAATTGTGTGCTTGATCTTAATGATCTGAGAGAAATTGTAGTTTTGGCCATTCACACTGGGAAAGTATATTGCATCATTGAAGCAGTTATGGACTTATCTGCTGAAAGTCCTTTTGATGGAAACAATGATAAGTCTGCGGAACCCATAACTTTCTCGAATTATTTCCTCAAAAG GTATGGGATTACACTGAGACATCCAGGACAACCTTTGCTACGGTTGAAGCAAAGTCATAACTCTCAcaatcttctttttaacttcCATGAGAAAG ATGTTGGGGGCAAGTCATCACAAACTGGTCCGGGAGCCTCAAAAGTGCCTGTGCATGTTCACGTGCCACCTGAGCTTCTGTACATTATTGATGTTAAAAGAGATGTCTTGAAGTCAATGTACTTGCTACCATCTTTGATGCACCGTATTGAAACTTTATTGTTATCCAGTCAGCTCAGGGAAGAGATAAATGATCAAGCTAGTAATTTGAACATATCTAGCTCTTTG ATTCTACAAGCACTCACAACTTCAAGATGTTGTGAAAATTTTTCAATGGAACGGCTTGAATTGCTAGGAGATTCTGTTTTGAAATATGTGGTGAGCTGCCACCTCTTTCTAAAGTATCCTGAGAATCATGAAGGAAAATTAACTGCCAGACGACAACAGGTTATTTGTAATGCAACCTTACATAAACTGGGAACAAATCGCAAATTACAG GGATATATCTTGGACTCTGCATTTGAACCTCGCCGGTGGGTTGCTCCTGGGCAGCACTCTATATATCCTGTTCCTTGTGATTGTGGGTTGGAAACCCTAGAAGTGCCTATAGATGCAAAATTCCGTTCAGAAGATCCAAAAGTTGTGGTTGGTAAGTCCTGTGATAGGGGTCACCGCTGGATGTGCTCGAAGACTATTGCGGACTGTGTTGAATCTTTGATAGGAGCATACTTCGCAGGTGGTGGACTGATTGCTTCCCTTCATTTCATGAAATGGCTTGGGATTGATGCAGAACTTGAACCatccttggttgagaaagccatcACGGTTGCATCACTGCATACATATGTGCCAAAATCAAATGAGATAACGAGCCTTGAAAACAAACTTGGATATGAATTTTCTACCAAGGGAGTCCTACTGGAGGCAATTACACATTTGTCTGAGGCAGAACTTGGGAATGGCTGCTGTTATGAG AGGCTTGAATTTCTGGGTGACTCAGTATTGGATGTGCTTATCACATGGCATCTTTATCAGAGTCACACAGATATTCGTGAAGGAGAATTGACTGAATTGCGCTCTGCTTCTGTCAATAATGAAAATTTTGCTCAAGTTGCTGTTAGAAAAAACCTTCACATGCACCTTTTGCATAGCTCAGGATTATTACTAAACCAGATATCTGAATATGCGAAGGTCGTGTCTGAATCAGAGAACAACACCTTATTACTTCTTGGCATTAAAGCTCCCAAG GCACTTGGAGATCTGGTGGAAAGTATTGCTGGGGCTATACTAATTGATACCAAGCTCAGTCTCGACGAAGTGTGGAAATTTTTCAATCCTCTCTTATCTCCAATAGTTACTCCTGATAACCTTGAACTGATTCCATCACGTAAACTAAGTCGATTATGTGACTCTCTTGgatactttatgaaaataaaagaaaaatatgataaTAAGGAATCCACGGAACATGTTGAGCTCAGTGTCCAGCTTCCAAATGCCCTTTTAGTTCAAAAGGGAAAAGGACCAAATAAAAGAATAGCAAAAGAACAAGCTGCTTTTCATTTGCTGAATGATCTTGAG AAGTGGGGACTTTCATATTACAGTGGCATGTCCAAGGGAAAAATGGATAATCATATCCATATCCATGATTCATCTTACGTCAAAAATGATTTTAGTATTTCTGACGAACACTCCTTAAAGCCAGCACATAAAAGAATCAAATTGGATGAAACTAACTTAACTGCAATTCCATCTACTGGTTGTTTGCCTGTCAATGGCTCTTCCAGTGAAGCCTCTGATGTTATTGCTTCGACTCCAG TTATTTCATTAACTAGTATGAAGAAGGGAGAACCCCGGAGCAAACTCAATGAACTGTGCAAGAAAATGCAGTGGCCATTGCCTTCTTTTGATCCAACAGAGTATAAAGATAG AAGCCAATTTGGATCCTGTGAAGCGCTTGAAGGAAGTAAAGGACAAAACTGTTTTGTGTCGACAATCACCATGATCATGCCTAATGAGGGTACAATAGAATGCAGAGGAGAAGCTAGGAGTGATAAAAAGAGCTCATATGACTCTGCTGCAGTTAAAATGCTTCATGAGCTACAACGACTGGGAAAACTTGAGATTGATAATAATCCCCAACAATCTTGTCCTGTATAA